The Deltaproteobacteria bacterium genomic interval GTCCTCCAGGCCCTGCTTGAAACCACCCTCAATCAGGTCCCCCAACAAATTCCAAACCCGATTCAAAAATCGAAAGGATCCTTCCACGCCTTGATCATTCCAATCCAAATCTTTTTCGGGAGGAGCGGCAAACAATGAAAACAAGCGGGCTGTATCGGCACCGTATTTATCGATGAGATAATTAGGATCAACTACATTTCCCTTCGACTTACTCATCTTGGCGCCATCTTTAATCACCATGCCTTGGGTCAACAGATTTTTGAAGGGTTCTGAAATTTTGAGATAGCCTAAATCGCGCAACACTTTGGTATAAAAACGCGAATAAAGAAGATGCAAAACCGCGTGCTCAATTCCGCCGATGTATTGATCTACCCCTTCACCCTCACCCTGCCCTCTCCCCTCAAGGGAGAGGGGATTACTGCCGCTCCTCTCATGTTCTTCTTCCCTCTTCCCTCTTCCCTCTTCCTTTCCCCCTCCCCCCATCCAATATTCCACAGCCTTTGGATCAAAGGGCCCCTGCTCACAATGCGGCGAGGTGTAGCGCAAAAAATACCAGGACGATTCCATAAAGGTATCCATCGTGTCACTCTCACGCCGTGCGGGCCTTTGACATTTGGGGCAAGTGGTGTGGATAAAACTTTCAATTTTTTTCAAGGGCGACCCACCTTCCCCTGTAAATTCCACATCCAAGGGAAGCCTTACTGGAAGCTGATTTGCTGGAACAGGAACTATCCCGCAAGCATCACAATGAATCATGGGGATCGGAGCACCCCAATAACGCTGACGGGAAATTCCCCAATCGCGCAGCTTGTAGCTGATTTTTTGTTGGCCCATTTTTTTTTCTTCGAGATGTTGGATGATGGCGAGTTTGGCGTCTTCGCTAGGAAGCCCTGTAAATTGGGCACTGTGGATGAGGATGCCGGGATCGGTAAAGGCTTGTGCTAAACTTGTCCCCTCATCCGCCCTACGGGCACCTTCTCCCCCAAGGGGAGAAGGGATTTCTTTACTACTTTTTCCTTGAGCATTATCCCCTCTCCCCTTGGGGGAGAGGGTCAGGGTGAGGGGTTCAATCACTTGCTTAACCACTAGCCCATACTTCTTCGCAAACTCAAAATCTCGCTCATCGTGCGCAGGGACCGCCATCACCGCACCGCTGCCATATTCCATCAATACAAAATTTGCGGCATAGACAGGAATTTTTTCTCCCGTCAGCGGATGCAGGGCGTAAAAGCCCAAGAACAGACCCTCTTTTTCATAATCTCCAGCGAGTTTTTTCTCTCGATCAATCTTGCGATTTTTTTCTCGAAGCGTTGAAAGCTTTTTTAGTAAAGTTTCCTCTTTTACCTGCTGAGCAATCAAAGGATGATCCAAAGCTAGAGACAGAAAAGTAACGCCGTACAAGGTATCCGGACGAGTAGTAAAGACCTCAATTTTTTGATCCGAATTTTCTAAGGTAAATTGCAGCGTAGCCCCAACACTTTTTCCAATCCAATCCCGTTGCATCGTGAGGACTTTTTCAGGCCAACCTTTTAGTTTGTAAGTATCCTGCAAAAGCTCTTCGGCATAAGCAGTAATTTTAAAAAACCATTGTTCCAAAGGACGCTGAGTCACGGTTGTATCACAGCGCCAGCAAGCGCCCTGCTCTACTTGTTCGTTCGCCAAAACGGTTTGGCATTTTTCACACCAATTCACGAGGGAATGCTTTCGATAGGCAAGCCCCTTCTCATACATCTCGGTGAATATTTTTTGTTCCCAACGATAATAGTCGGGGCGACAAGTAGCAACTTCCCTCTCCCAATCGATAGAAAATCCCATCTTCTTCAATTGCTCCCGCATGTAGGCCATGTTGGAATCGGTCCACTTTACGGGATGAGTTTTATTTTGAATCGCAGCATTTTCGGCGGGCATCCCAAAGGCATCCCAACCCATGGGATGCAACACGTTGAAACCCTTCATACGCTTGTAGCGCGCCACCACATCCCCAATGGTATAATTGCGCACATGCCCCATGTGGATTCGGCCCGAGGGATAGGGAAACATTTCAAGGAGATAATATTTAGGTTTTTTGGGGTCTTCAAGCACTTGAAAAGTTTTGTGCTCTTGCCAATGCTTTTGCCACTTGGATTCGACAGCCTTTGGATTGTAAGGATTTTGCATGGTGCTGATGTTTTTATCGGCACTTAGGGAACTTGTCTAGGGGAGATTGAAAGATGTTTACAGCTGTCCTGGTTTCTCCCAAATCCAAGCGTATTCGATCGGATCCATCCGGAAGTTGGGCAATTGGAGTAGGGCTTTGCATTACTGCACTCCTCGCTCTTCCTGCGACAAACGCAGTTAAGGCGCCCACACCTAAAGTGGCAAGTATGCTTAATAAAGAATTCCCAGCAGGTGTGTTGCCAGATACAGAGGAAGATTCTGTTCTGTCTTCTGCCTCCTCTTCATCACTACACATGCTTCTTAAATTTTCGAGAAGTTTCTTGCTCAAATGATCAAGATCTTCTTCCATGAGAAGAAGATCGACAATCTCCGCAAACTCAGTCGCAGTACGGCCTAAACTGGGGAACAAGCCTATTAATAATCGTGAGGCAGTTTTTCTGTCTTTTGCCTTTTTGTCTTTGTTTGTTAAAAACTGTAACAATTCCGAAAAAAGCCTTATCGTTGCATTTTTATCTGTAGGAAATATTGCTCCATCTCCTTGTTGAATGATTCTCTCCACCAAGGGAATTTGTTCAGAGTCCGTCTCTCTCGACCAAAACACTTCACGATTGTTCCCCTGTATACAAAGCACAAAATCGACTTCGGGATCGTGTCTGGCGATATTACCGAATCCTGCAGCAAGCCCCATTAACAGTTGATTTGCCGTGATAGGACTACGAACGCCCAAATCCAATTGAATCAACCAGGCCTTGCGAGATTCGTGTTCGCCTTCGTTGATAGCCACAACACCTCGCCACAAGCCATTCACGATAATGCGCGCGATCTGCTTCCCTGGACATCCTGTGATCAGCATTCGATCGAGGGCGTTTTCTTCACAAAAAACCACAGCCACATTTTGATCTGCAATTTCAAATTGAAAGGATTGAGGTGTTTTAATGTGGCGACCAGAATGTTCAAGAGCCCCCTGCATTCGATCTTGTAATTGTGCCCATGAAAAAGCACCATAAGCTGCAAAAGCCAGATAGGCCTCTCTCAGAGAAACAGGATCATCCGATCGAATATGTTTTTTCCCATAAGCATAAGGGATAGCGATTTCTACAAGATTCTCTAAAAATCCCGGTCTTCCGCCTCAAGATAGGCTCTCACAGTCTCAGGATGGTCTAAGGGCAAACCTGCCTGGTAATAAGCATAAAAAATCTGAAAGGCAGAGTCTGGATGAGCTGCGGCGTAGCCTGCAACATCAATATGAGAACAGCCCCTCAACTCAATTTTAAAGATCGATAAAAACTGAGG includes:
- a CDS encoding leucine--tRNA ligase translates to MQNPYNPKAVESKWQKHWQEHKTFQVLEDPKKPKYYLLEMFPYPSGRIHMGHVRNYTIGDVVARYKRMKGFNVLHPMGWDAFGMPAENAAIQNKTHPVKWTDSNMAYMREQLKKMGFSIDWEREVATCRPDYYRWEQKIFTEMYEKGLAYRKHSLVNWCEKCQTVLANEQVEQGACWRCDTTVTQRPLEQWFFKITAYAEELLQDTYKLKGWPEKVLTMQRDWIGKSVGATLQFTLENSDQKIEVFTTRPDTLYGVTFLSLALDHPLIAQQVKEETLLKKLSTLREKNRKIDREKKLAGDYEKEGLFLGFYALHPLTGEKIPVYAANFVLMEYGSGAVMAVPAHDERDFEFAKKYGLVVKQVIEPLTLTLSPKGRGDNAQGKSSKEIPSPLGGEGARRADEGTSLAQAFTDPGILIHSAQFTGLPSEDAKLAIIQHLEEKKMGQQKISYKLRDWGISRQRYWGAPIPMIHCDACGIVPVPANQLPVRLPLDVEFTGEGGSPLKKIESFIHTTCPKCQRPARRESDTMDTFMESSWYFLRYTSPHCEQGPFDPKAVEYWMGGGGKEEGRGKREEEHERSGSNPLSLEGRGQGEGEGVDQYIGGIEHAVLHLLYSRFYTKVLRDLGYLKISEPFKNLLTQGMVIKDGAKMSKSKGNVVDPNYLIDKYGADTARLFSLFAAPPEKDLDWNDQGVEGSFRFLNRVWNLLGDLIEGGFKQGLEDEQETKKLKRKFHQTLKKVGEDLERFQFNTAIAAIMELTNVLQDYLKKNSSVFLKDFTRDFILMLSPFTPHFAEELWEKFGERSELANVTWPTFDAKALESSTQNISIQVNGKLRANLEVAVGAKQDLVQTIALKEAKVASQLEGKQIVKVIFVPGKILNLVVK